From the genome of Bactrocera oleae isolate idBacOlea1 chromosome 2, idBacOlea1, whole genome shotgun sequence, one region includes:
- the Cftr gene encoding ATP-binding cassette sub-family C member 4, which produces MDSSRKPERINPRRHANILSQILFVWAIPLLFKGAKNGLNTDDLTKCMPEDCSEDLGDRLEEKWYAEVERARRKGRKPLLRNAILRTFWVSAVVDGAISFIYMVIKSLIPAVLAQLLMQFQKQVSVSSIRLANATTTTADIVNARSRAVRSIDTAVNKLWFLLSLAADVGGGASSNTVDVTGKSATDKFLLAANISAATEQPELSDFEDPIWFIFNDVYCLGTVLVTTTLLGCFLIHHVDLRQRLLGARMRIACCSLIYRKTLRLSMRSAGQTPAGYLINLLSNDVNRLDYGFIYMHWIWIMPLNAMLICYLIWLRIGWAAVVGVVGLLLKTIPVQTGLSKLASKLRMKIAERTDARVGIMNELVQGIQVIKMYAWEKPFQAVVGEARRREIKQIRYASYLRGFYLSTMVFTERSTLYITIAAAVLMGNQISADIVFSAASYYNILQLVAAIWYPLAVSFGAEALVSLTRVESFLLQEGHDEKAQGLTHKKTDSKMSEISAANAIVLKQVNANWDLKKPQHTLQNINLEIKRGQLCAVIGPVGAGKSSLLQLLLAELPITDGEVVIQGELSYAAQEPWLFTGTVRNNILFGEKYDRKRYNEVTKCCALSTDFQQLSNGDKTIVGERGASLSGGQRARISLARAVYKPATIYLLDDPLSAVDAHVGRHLFDEVIGPRGRLATEKATRLLITHQVHFLTEADWIVIIENGRISRQGTYEELSNSDLDFAKLLERIKEEDEALDSENESVLSHETTYEDEDIPYIDGVRDGYQQMRRTSRSSRTSANNDGSLTRKSASLALSSEQDLSDDSDLAEDQAKGGVSGRVWWEYFRAGCSVCGLIFMTCVMLLSQVICSGSDYFVNIWTQQEYLRSLSKPTIFTTSECLYIYGALIVAVVLMTVFRGYLFFKVCMHASKVLHDRMFGCILRAKMRFFDTNPSGRILNRFSKDMGAIDEYLPKSIMDFIQIALVMFGILIVICVVNPILLAAILIVAIVDYWILQLYLRPSQDLKRLEGICRSPVFSHLSASLSGIATIRARELQDIVIKEFDSLQDVHSAVWQLTMASNTALGLWLDCVSCCFLATVTFSFSLLGTQTFSGNVGLAISQAMILTGMVQYGVRQVAESLQQMTSVERVLEYTDLEQESEINKQPPPSWPTHGQVEFKDLSLCYDPNNPPVLKHLNITIEPSWKVGVVGRTGAGKSSLIGALFRLSHLEGDIIVDGIETGSISLEALRSKISIIPQDPVLFSATIRYNLDPFDKYGDADLWRALEDVELKGAIPGLDYMVTQRGSNFSVGQRQLLCLARAILRNNKVLVLDEATANVDPQTDALIQTTIRTKFKHCTVLTVAHRLHTVMDSDRILVMDDGRAREFDIPHLLLKKQNGALRQMVDATGAEAESLKKIASETYNKKQRT; this is translated from the exons ATGGATAGTTCGCGTAAGCCAGAAAGAATTAATCCTCGCCGTCATGCGAATATACTGTCGCAAATACTTTTCGTTTGGGCTATACCGTTACTCTTTAAGGGCGCGAAAAATGGCTTGAACACAGATGATCTTACCAAATGTATGCCAGAAGATTGCTCAGAAGATTTAGGAGACCGTTTAGAAGA AAAATGGTACGCTGAAGTGGAACGAGCACGTCGCAAGGGACGTAAGCCGCTGCTACGTAATGCCATTCTGCGCACATTTTGGGTGTCGGCAGTTGTGGATGGCGCCATATCATTCATTTATATGGTTATTAA ATCACTCATACCCGCTGTGTTGGCGCAATTATTGATGCAATTTCAAAAGCAAGTGTCAGTCTCCTCGATTCGCCTGGCgaatgctacaacaacaaccgctGATATAGTGAATGCAAGAAGCCGGGCGGTACGTTCCATTGATACAGCCGTTAACAagttgtggtttttgttgtcGCTGGCGGCTGATGTTGGTGGAGGAG CATCATCTAACACCGTGGACGTCACCGGAAAATCAGCGACAGATAAATTTTTGCTTGCCGCTAACATCTCTGCCGCAACTGAGCAACCTGAATTAAGTGACTTCGAAGATCCGATTTGGTTTATATTCAACGATGTTTATTGCTTGGGCACTGTTTTGGTAACAACCACGCTATTGGGATGTTTTCTCATACATCATGTGGATTTGAGGCAGCGTCTATTGGGTGCACGCATGCGCATCGCTTGTTGTTCGCTTATTTACCGAAAG ACACTTCGCCTCTCAATGCGTTCCGCTGGCCAAACTCCTGCCGGATATCTAATCAATTTGCTCTCGAACGATGTTAATCGTCTTGACTACGGTTTCATTTACATGCACTGGATCTGGATAATGCCATTGAATGCCATGCTAATATGCTATCTCATTTGGCTACGCATTGGTTGGGCAGCAGTTGTGGGCGTGGTCGGTCTGCTACTTAAGACCATACCCGTTCAAACTGGTCTCAGTAAATTGGCCTCCAAGTTGCGTATGAAAATCGCCGAACGTACAGATGCACGTGTCGGCATCATGAATGAATTGGTACAGGGTATACAGGTGATCAAAATGTATGCATGGGAGAAACCATTTCAAGCTGTGGTCGGCGAGGCGCGTCGTCGTGAAATCAAACAAATTCGTTATGCATCATATTTACGTGGCTTCTATTTGAGTACGATGGTGTTTACGGAACGTTCCACACTTTATATAACTATTGCAGCGGCTGTACTTATGGGTAATCAAATTTCAGCCGATATAGTTTTTTCCGCGGCcagttattataatatattgcaaTTGGTCGCCGCCATTTGGTATCCGCTTGCTGTGTCCTTTGGCGCTGAGGCATTAGTCTCACTCACTCGTGTCGAATCTTTCCTACTGCAGGAGGGACACGACGAAAAGGCACAGGGATTGACACATAAAAAGACAGATTCCAAAATGAGCGAAATTAGCGCCGCTAATGCCATTGTACTCAAACAGGTGAATGCGAATTGGGATCTTAAGAAACCGCAACATACTCTACAGAATATCAATTTGGAAATAAAGCGTGGCCAGTTGTGCGCTGTTATTGGTCCCGTGGGTGCTGGCaag AGCTCATTGCTACAGCTACTCTTAGCCGAACTGCCAATCACAGATGGCGAAGTTGTCATACAAGGTGAACTCTCTTATGCCGCTCAGGAGCCTTGGCTATTTACCGGCACCGTACGCAATAATATACTCTTTGGAGAGAAGTACGATCGCAAGCGTTATAACGAGGTGACGAAGTGCTGTGCGCTTTCGACCGATTTCCAGCAACTTAGTAATGGCGATAAGACAATTGTAGGCGAACGCGGCGCATCACTGTCGGGTGGTCAACGTGCACGTATCAG CTTGGCACGTGCGGTTTACAAACCAGCCACCATTTATTTGCTAGACGATCCATTAAGCGCCGTCGATGCGCACGTCGGTCGTCACCTTTTTGACGAAGTAATTGGACCACGCGGTCGTTTGGCCACTGAAAAGGCAACACGTCTGCTGATTACCCACCAAGTGCACTTCTTGACCGAAGCTGATTGGATTGTGATCATTGAAAATGGTCGCATCTCACGGCAAGGCACCTACGAGGAACTATCAAATAGTGATTTAGATTTTGCTAAATTACTTGAACGCATTAAAGAGGAAGATGAAGCGCTCGATAGCGAGAACGAATCGGTTTTATCCCATGAAACCACATATGAGGATGAGGATATTCCTTATATTGATGGTGTGCGTGATGGTTATCAACAGATGCGTCGTACTAGTCGTAGCAGTCGTACCAGTGCTAATAATGATGGTTCACTAACAAGAAAATCAGCAAGTTTGGCTTTGAGCTCTGAGCAAGATCTCTCCGATGATTCTGACTTGGCGGAGGACCAGGCGAAAGGCGGTGTCTCCGGACGCGTTTGGTGGGAGTATTTTCGCGCTGGCTGCAGTGTATGCGGTTTAATCTTTATGACCTGTGTTATGTTGTTGTCACAAGTAATTTGCAGCGGCTCTGAttatttcgtaaatatttggaCGCAACAGGAGTATTTGCGTTCGCTCAGTAAGCCCACGATTTTCACCACCTCCgagtgtttgtatatatatggtgcACTCATAGTTGCTGTTGTTCTG ATGACCGTATTTCGTGGGTATCTCTTCTTCAAAGTCTGCATGCATGCCTCAAAAGTACTGCACGATCGCATGTTCGGCTGCATACTTCGTGCGAAAATGCGTTTCTTTGACACTAATCCCTCGGGTCGCATTCTAAATCGCTTCTCCAAAGATATGGGCGCTATTGATGAGTATCTTCCCAAATCTATTATGGACTTCATACAAATCGCTTTGGTTATGTTTGGCATATTGATTGTCATCTGTGTAGTCAATCCTATATTGCTAGCGGCTATTTTAATTGTAGCCATAGTTGATTACTGGATTTTACAGTTGTATTTGCGACCCTCGCAGGATCTTAAGCGTTTGGAGGGAATTT GTCGTAGTCCAGTCTTCTCTCATCTCTCCGCCTCATTATCCGGCATTGCGACTATACGCGCACGTGAGTTACAGGACATTGTCATAAAGGAGTTTGACAGTCTACAGGATGTGCATAGCGCCGTGTGGCAACTGACAATGGCTTCAAATACGGCGTTGGGCTTGTGGTTGGACTGTGTTAGCTGTTGCTTCCTTGCCACGGTGACGTTTAGTTTTTCATTATTGGGAACTC AAACCTTCAGCGGCAACGTGGGTTTGGCCATCTCTCAAGCCATGATACTCACCGGCATGGTGCAGTATGGCGTGCGTCAAGTAGCCGAATCATTACAACAGATGACTAGCGTGGAGCGCGTCCTCGAATATACAGATCTGGAGCAGGAATCGGAAATTAACAAACAACCACCGCCCAGTTGGCCCACACATGGGCAAGTTGAATTTAAGGATCTGTCACTATGTTATGATCCCAACAATCCACCAGTGCTGAAACACTTGAATATCACCATCGAACCCAGTTGGAAGGTGGGCGTAGTTGGGCGTACCGGTGCCGGTAAGAGTTCGCTTATTGGTGCGCTCTTCCGTCTATCGCACCTGGAAGGTGACATCATAGTCGATGGCATTGAAACCGGCAGTATTTCGCTGGAGGCATTGCGTTCGAAGATCTCGATTATACCACAAGATCCGGTGCTATTCTCCGCCACCATACGCTACAACTTAGATCCGTTCGATAAGTATGGTGATGCTGATTTATGGCGCGCGTTAGAGGAT GTTGAGCTCAAAGGCGCCATACCCGGCTTGGATTATATGGTGACACAACGCGGCAGCAATTTCAGTGTTGGTCAACGTCAGCTGTTGTGCTTAGCGCGTGCCATTTTGCGTAATAATAAAGTGCTCGTATTGGATGAGGCCACCGCAAATGTGGATCCACA AACCGATGCGCTCATCCAAACCACCATTCGCACCAAATTCAAGCATTGCACTGTGCTAACTGTTGCTCATCGCCTGCACACCGTTATGGATTCGGATCGCATACTCGTGATGGATGATGGTCGTGCCCGTGAATTCGATATACCACACCTGCTGTTGAAGAAGCAAAATGGAGCTTTGCGTCAGATGGTCGATGCTACGGGCGCCGAGGCAGAATCACTCAAGAAAATCGCTAGCGAGACATACAATAAGAAGCAACGCACTTAA